The Ascaphus truei isolate aAscTru1 chromosome 3, aAscTru1.hap1, whole genome shotgun sequence genome includes a region encoding these proteins:
- the LOC142490655 gene encoding uncharacterized protein LOC142490655, whose product MEQVSSPGSASSTLLEEHHGDEDDEYDEDDATEETEIQSCDHEEVPIETVVPPNRPSTSTYDAIVASEGKIVDAENRRHSDMMTVLERMIGLQEETVSQLAHLHRVFIEVPKQLQKINTSFEALVVQQTQANYWRMTNVPQFNTSQPGSVHAGQFSPHSSEIHSPGPNVTGQVADIAVQVPDDILPLPSLQIQQQTPTKEATKTKQDTHETDQPSLVQCLPTCSHVSLGTSPVREQSLPKSPVGESLPKSPVGESLPKSPVGESLPKSPVGESLPTSPVGESLATSPVGESLPTSPVGESLATSPVGESLATSPVGEQSLATSPAREVPEATQSGSVVPKVGGKRKRKIQETTSRPVTRSQKEQKK is encoded by the coding sequence aacatcatggtgatgaggatgatgagtatgatgaggatgacgccacagaagagactgaaatacaatcatgtgaccatgaagaggtgccaatagaaactgttgtaccgccaaatcgtccatcaacttccacatacgatgcaattgtagcttcagagggaaaaatagtggacgcagaaaatcgtcgccattcagacatgatgacagtgctggaaaggatgattggactgcaggaagaaacagtatcacaattggcacatctccacagagtcttcattgaagtgcctaaacagttgcaaaaaatcaacacctcattcgaagcattagttgttcagcaaacacaagctaattactggagaatgactaatgtaccacaattcaacacctcccagccaggatctgttcatgcaggtcagttttcaccacattcatctgagattcattcaccaggcccaaatgttaccggtcaagtagcagacattgctgtgcaggttcctgatgacatcctaccgctgccatctctacaaattcagcagcagacacctacaaaggaggcgacaaaaacaaaacaagacacacatgaaacagaccaaccatcacttgtgcagtgtctaccaacttgctcacatgtgtcactgggcacaagccctgtccgtgaacagtcactacccaaaagccctgtaggtgagtcgctgcccaaaagccctgtaggtgaatcgctgcccaaaagccctgtaggtgaatcgctgcccaaaagccctgtaggtgaatcactgcccacaagccctgtaggtgagtcactggccacaagccctgtaggtgaatcactgcccacaagccctgtaggtgagtcactggccacaagccctgtaggtgagtcactggccacaagccccgtaggtgaacagtcactggccacaagccctgcccgtgaagtgccagaggccactcaaagtggctctgttgtgcctaaagttggtggcaaaagaaaaaggaaaattcaagagacaacaagcaggcctgttactcgctcgcaaaaggaacaaaaaaaataa